One window of the Anopheles cruzii chromosome 2, idAnoCruzAS_RS32_06, whole genome shotgun sequence genome contains the following:
- the LOC128268145 gene encoding FH1/FH2 domain-containing protein 3 gives MLYVDGMNGVMNHSSTVQWLYSLIASRYRLVAKTALKLLLVFVEYCEGNCYLLVSAVRFVDTASAVVPWSKIMCLLKDYENGDTELLIYATSLINKTLSGLSDQDSFYDESDFLEQQGMEGVIQRYMSRSGTDLDLLDQLQLYENVLRFEDGESDGIRIPDNTVRKTLRYRATTGNDTTDRRKSRRHSTGTTPVIEVHPHVASFTPFEAPSSAMYSTCQRVAKDEDSSSSANSGEHLPGSSFHDPSRDTNGVTPGLRRRRERAERQKSLMREQQELGNFHNEMVAQGEEVSGNESDNEEKKLIRQLKKDHTVKDLTQKLTSIPLSPQDEKRQNHIGDMSGLISKAKEGLAKSKSNKDISRSPSADSEIKKLGNGETKKSENELHWEEIVKNMSRKLSLCDLDFTDLTSEDDKDLLAPRGFAGVVPPPPPPGGMLKNGMPPPPNMILPSPKNLLSLPGGLINVAGVSQLNTEENSVSTTIKKNKKTVKLFWKEVRDDMIPTTLQRTIWDELPEAVVDTQKLEHLFESRAKDLLTKKQQELNKNKEIIVLDHKRSNAINIAMTKLPPPRAIKAAILKMDSTVVTREGIEKLLNMLPTDEERCKIQEAQMLNPEMPLGTAEQFLLTLSSISELGARLKLWAFKLDFENIEKEIAEPLMDLKQGIETLKANLTFKCILSTLLNIGIFLNGAPVKGFQIEYLAKVPEVKDTVHKHSLLHHLCHMVMESQVNTTDLYSEIGSITRASKADFNELAHNITYLEAECKASWDRLKLIGKHDMAPHLKQKLIDFLADCAERIIIVDIVHRRVLNRYRKFLLWLGVPQVRISESRPNEFCRIVSEFALEYRTTRERVQQQIEKKANHRERNKTRGKLIVDVTKLKTQEDLADNQLRTLLGIPTKGPGGDEVDMSGTLTWRRRRGDATSSPVTSLTTAQPTVGNLLQNVVSSGGRDESFTDGDDEILESLVKTATKTGNPRPIQRERKRTRQAVRKSLRRTLKNGLSEEEKQHVASLIKGY, from the exons ATGCTTTACGTCGATGGTATGAACGGAGTGATGAACCATTCGTCCACGGTGCAATGGCTCTACTCGCTGATTGCATCCCGCTACCGACTGGTTGCTAAGACGGCTCTCAAATTGTTGCTCGTTTTCGTCGAGTATTGCGAGGGTAACTGCTATCTTCTGGTTagcgcggttcggttcgtcgATACCGCGAGTGCCGTTGTGCCATGGAGCAAAATTATGTG cTTATTAAAAGACTACGAAAATGGTGACACGGAATTACTGATCTATGCAACATCGTTGATCAACAAAACGCTCTCGGGCTTGAGCGACCAAGATAGCTTTTACGATGAAAGTGACTTTCTCGAACAGCAGGGCATGGAGGGTGTCATCCAACGCTACATGTCCCGATCCGGTACCGATCTCGATTTGCTCGATCAGTTGCAACTGTACGAAAATGTACTTCGATTCGAAGATGGTGAATCAGACGGTATTCGGATTCCGGATAACACTGTCCGAAAAACGCTTCGGTATCGGGCTACTACCGGAAACGACACGACGGATCGGAGAAAGTCACGGCGTCATAGCACTGGAACCACCCCCGTAATCGAGGTTCATCCACATGTCGCATCATTTACACCGTTCGAGGCACCATCTTCTGCGATGTATTCGACAT GTCAGCGGGTTGCTAAGGACGAGGACAGTTCTAGTTCGGCCAACAGTGGGGAACATCTTCCTGGTAGTAGTTTTCACGATCCTTCTCGTGATACAAATGGTGTGACTCCCGGGCTGCGAAGGCGTCGCGAGCGAGCGGAACGCCAAAAGAGTTTAATGCGCGAACAGCAGGAGCTGGGAAACTTCCATAACGAAATGGTCGCTCAGGGTGAAGAAGTCTCAGGAAATG AATCAGAcaacgaagaaaagaaactgATCCGGCAACTAAAGAAAGACCACACTGTGAAGGACCTAACTCAGAAGCTAACCAGTATACCACTCAGCCCCCAGGATGAAAAGCGCCAGAACCACATCGGGGACATGTCCGGTCTAATTTCTAAAGCCAAAGAAGGATTGgccaaaagcaaaagcaacaaGGATATTTCACGCTCACCTAGTGCTGACAGTGAAATAAAGAAACTGGGAAATGGTGAAACAAAGAAATCAGAAAACGAGCTTCACTGGGAAGAAATTGTGAAGAATATGTCGCGCAAACTCAGTCTTTGCGATCTAGACTTTACCGATCTGACGTCGGAAGACGACAAGGACCTGTTGGCACCACGAGGTTTTGCTGGGGTCGTTCCTCCACCTCCGCCTCCCGGAGGTATGCTGAAGAACGGaatgccaccaccgccgaacATGATACTCCCTTCACCCAAAAATCTTCTGTCATTGCCTGGCGGGCTGATAAATGTTGCCGGTGTTTCTCAACTAAACACCGAAGAAAACAGTGTTTCGActacaattaaaaaaaacaaaaagact GTAAAATTATTCTGGAAAGAAGTTCGGGATGACATGATCCCGACGACTCTTCAACGAACAATATGGGATGAGCTTCCGGAGGCTGTGGTTGATACTCAAAAGCTCGAACATTTGTTTGAATCGAGAGCCAAAGATTTGTTGACTAAG AAGCAACAAGAGTTGAACAAGAACAAAGAAATCATCGTACTTGACCACAAACGCTCGAACGCGATCAACATCGCAATGACCAAGCTCCCACCACCGAGAGCCATTAAGGCAGCCATTCTAAAGATGGACTCCACTGTTGTGACACGCGAAGGCATTGAGAAACTTTTGAATATGCTACCGACAGATGAAGAACGGTGTAAAATTCAGGAGGCACAAATGCTAAATCCGGAGATGCCACTCGGTACGGCCGAACAATTTTTGCTGACACTGTCGTCCATTTCGGAGCTGGGGGCCCGGTTGAAGCTGTGGGCCTTCAAACTAGACTTTGAGAACATTGAAAAAGAGATAGCGGAACCGTTAATGGATCTCAAACAGGGTATAGAAACACTGAAGGCAAACCTCACGTTCAAGTGCATCCTGTCGACTTTGCTGAACATCGGAATCTTCCTGAATGGAGCCCCAGTGAAAGGATTTCAAATCGAATACCTAGCAAAGGTACCGGAGGTGAAGGATACGGTTCATAAACACTCCCTGTTGCATCACCTCTGCCACATGGTTATGGAGTCGCAGGTTAACACCACTGATCTATATTCGGAAATTGGTTCTATAACACGTGCTTCTAAGGCGGACTTCAATGAACTCGCGCATAACATCACCTATTTGGAGGCAGAGTGCAAGGCTTCCTGGGACCGGCTTAAATTAATAGGCAAACACGACATGGCTCCACACTTGAAGCAGaaattgatcgattttctgGCCGATTGTGCAGAACGGATTATAATCGTCGATATCGTGCATCGACGGGTGCTAAATAG GTATCGAAAATTTCTACTATGGTTAGGTGTGCCACAGGTGCGTATTTCCGAATCGCGCCCGAACGAGTTTTGTAGAATCGTATCCGAGTTTGCGTTGGAGTATAGAACAACACGCGAACGtgtccagcagcagatcgagaAGAAGGCCAACCATCGAGAGAGAAACAAGACTAGAGGCAAGCTGATCGTCGATGTCACCAAGTTGAAAACGCAGGAGGACCTTGCGGATAATCAACTACG GACGCTACTGGGAATACCGACGAAAGGTCCTGGTGGTGACGAGGTTGATATGAGTGGAACTTTAACCTGGCGCAGACGTCGTGGAGACGCAACATCTTCACCAGTAACCAGTCTCACCACCGCACAACCTACTGTAGGTAACCTGTTACAGAATGTTGTTTCGAGTGGGGGACGTGATGAAAGCTTTACCGACGGGGACGATGAAATTCTGGAATCGTTAGTAAAGACTGCCACTAAAACGGGCAACCCGCGTCCAATTCAAAGGGAACGGAAGCGAACCCGCCAGGCAGTTCGGAAATCAT TACGACGCACGCTGAAGAATGGATTATCGGAGGAGGAAAAGCAACATGTTGCCTCGTTAATAAAAGGATATTGA
- the LOC128278902 gene encoding uncharacterized protein LOC128278902: MALAGRHITNQRDTRFLPIFTVFQWGTGLCSAASGEYGSCQPNNDCVLRGGLPAGPCAGGYGTCCIFIASCGGVARENGTYFVNPNHPDSTDGTGSCQLTVLKMHPDICQIRLDFDHFLLNGPEIVNHICNTDQFLVSGGSPAPTICGSATAEHMYIDAGMGQSNPIILTVITSGPSFLRSWRVRISQIPCTAIAKADQGCLQYHTGVSGRVRSFNFDQVNGRQLSNQDYSICIRTERNFCSIQYTACPGITANRSRTFTLSGNSNTIVQAMVGGGSQGTPNSCTNDWLLIPCAKIADRLPMASTCEDKICGGTLNAEVSSVERTVVSTIRPFRLAFHTDSIEAPTDVDNRGFCLDYVQQPCTNNK; this comes from the exons ATGGCTTTGGCAGGGAGGCACATCACGAATCAACGTGATACACGGT TTTTACCAATATTTACAGTCTTCCAGTGGGGCACAGGGCTATGTTCGGCTGCTTCCGGTGAGTATGGATCCTGTCAACCTAACAACGATTGCGTTCTACGGGGCGGGCTTCCGGCAGGTCCATGCGCTGGCGGTTATGGGACGTGCTGTATCT TTATAGCATCCTGCGGCGGTGTAGCGCGAGAGAATGGAACGTACTTTGTCAACCCAAATCATCCGGACAGTACAGAtggaaccggaagctgccAGTTGACTGTGTTGAAAATGCATCCAGATATTTGCCAGATTCGGCTGGACTTTGATCATTTCTTGCTAAACGGACCAGAGATTGTGAACCACATCTGCAACACGGATCAGTTCCTAGTGTCTGGCGGAAGTCCTGCTCCAACGATTTGTGGAAGCGCCACAGCTGAGCATA TGTACATTGATGCTGGCATGGGACAGAGCAACCCCATTATACTGACGGTCATTACCAGTGGCCCGAGTTTCCTGCGTTCATGGCGAGTTCGGATATCTCAGATCCCCTGTACAGCGATAGCAAAAGCAGATCAGGGCTGTCTGCAATACCACACGGGGGTTAGTGGACGCGTGAGAAGTTTTAACTTCGACCAGGTCAATGGGCGCCAGCTATCGAACCAAGACTACAGCATTTGCATCCGAACGGAACGTAACTTTTGCAGTATTCAATATACGGCCTGTCCGGGAATAACGGCGAATCGATCGCGAACATTTACCTTGTCTGGAAATTCGAACACCATTGTACAGGCAATGGTGGGCGGTGGAAGCCAAGGAACACCGAACTCATGTACCAACGATTGGCTGTTGATACCATGCGCCAAGATCGCGGACCGGCTACCGATGGCCAGCACATGCGAGGATAAAATCTGTGGCGGGACGCTTAACGCGGAAGTCAGTTCCGTGGAGCGGACCGTTGTATCGACCATTCGCCCATTCCGGTTGGCATTTCACACCGACTCGATCGAAGCTCCAACTGATGTAGATAATCGAGGCTTTTGTCTGGATTACGTACAGCAACCTTGTACCAACAATAAATAA